From one Alicyclobacillus acidocaldarius subsp. acidocaldarius Tc-4-1 genomic stretch:
- a CDS encoding cytidine deaminase family protein, whose product MTFDELIARAQSVHGFRQLSPEATAGSVAAALETDQGHVYVGVCIDTACSLGFCAEHAAAAAMITAGENRVARMVAVGRDGRILPPCGRCREFIRQLHPDNREAEVMVAPGVIVRLGELLPHDWLA is encoded by the coding sequence ATGACGTTTGATGAGCTCATCGCCAGAGCCCAATCCGTGCACGGGTTTCGGCAACTTTCTCCAGAGGCGACGGCCGGATCCGTGGCGGCGGCGCTCGAGACGGATCAGGGACACGTGTATGTGGGTGTGTGCATTGATACGGCGTGCTCCCTCGGGTTCTGCGCCGAACACGCGGCCGCGGCGGCCATGATCACGGCGGGGGAAAACCGCGTGGCCCGGATGGTGGCGGTGGGCCGGGACGGCCGGATCTTACCGCCATGCGGGCGCTGCAGAGAGTTCATTCGCCAACTTCATCCCGACAACCGGGAGGCCGAGGTCATGGTGGCGCCGGGCGTCATTGTGAGGCTGGGAGAGCTTCTTCCCCATGATTGGCTCGCGTGA
- a CDS encoding GNAT family N-acetyltransferase has translation MFRRLTASDHDRVVAYLSKRPALHTFLTGDIERYGYDAPFQEVYGYLTDGRVTAVLLRFYGSYIFSTEGPDAVEDVVRMLQSNTAWTMVQGDSVSLSLLQDVGGFQPRQVREFAFAERPPGAPRPFVDTSGVYQATVDHVGQLWQLRKSIAEFANSNTTELSLRQSFESGDTLCFYVPGERGEMAASASAVAENTWTAMVVGVCTRPLYRGLGYATRCVAKLCDVFDERGKTLCLYYDNPNAGGIYRRLGFAVTSGWTQFFR, from the coding sequence ATGTTTCGAAGGCTGACAGCGTCCGATCACGACCGCGTCGTTGCCTACTTGTCGAAACGGCCGGCGCTTCACACGTTTCTCACGGGCGACATCGAGCGGTATGGTTACGACGCGCCCTTTCAAGAGGTGTACGGGTATCTGACCGACGGACGCGTGACCGCGGTTCTACTGCGTTTCTATGGAAGCTACATCTTTTCGACGGAGGGTCCCGACGCCGTAGAAGACGTTGTCCGCATGCTGCAATCGAACACGGCTTGGACGATGGTGCAGGGAGATTCCGTGTCGCTGAGCCTCCTCCAGGACGTGGGCGGATTTCAACCGCGGCAGGTGCGGGAGTTTGCCTTTGCCGAACGCCCGCCGGGTGCGCCGAGACCCTTTGTCGACACCTCGGGAGTGTACCAGGCGACGGTCGATCACGTCGGTCAACTGTGGCAACTGCGAAAGAGTATCGCGGAGTTTGCAAACAGCAACACGACCGAGTTGTCGCTTCGCCAATCGTTCGAGTCCGGCGACACGCTGTGTTTCTACGTTCCCGGAGAGCGCGGCGAGATGGCGGCGTCCGCGAGCGCGGTGGCCGAGAACACGTGGACGGCGATGGTCGTAGGCGTGTGCACGCGCCCCCTGTATCGAGGACTGGGCTATGCCACGCGGTGCGTGGCGAAGCTGTGCGACGTCTTCGATGAGCGCGGCAAGACCCTCTGCCTGTACTACGACAATCCCAACGCTGGTGGCATCTATCGCCGCCTTGGTTTCGCCGTGACGAGCGGGTGGACGCAGTTTTTCAGGTAA